The DNA sequence CTCTGAGCCCAGGCCTGCTAATACGTTTGAGACCGGTAAGAACACGCTCTTTATTCGGCCCGTACTTAAGGTAGATCTTGATGATCCCCTGCTTGTTGTCCTCAATGAATTCACAGTCACGAACAAAGCCCTCTGTCTTCAAGATTTCAGCCATGGACCACTTCATGTGCGATCCAGGAATCTCTACCATCTCGTGCCGGGCAATATTCGCATTTCTGATCCGGGTCAGCATGTCAGCAATAGGGTCCGTCATGCTCACCTTTCTAGCCTCCCTTCTGGCCTTACCAGCTGGCTTTCCTTATCCCGGGGATCTCGCCGCGGTAGGCCCGTTCGCGGAAACAAATACGGCAGATCCCGAACTTTCGGAGGTAGGCATGGGGACGACCGCAAATGCGGCACCGGTTGTGGCGGCGCACCTTATACTTCGGCTCACGCTTCCACTTTTCGATCTGGCTCTTCTTTGCCATTACCTTATCCCTCCTTTGTTTAGCTCTCGCGCAACGGCATACCCAAAAGCTTTAATAACTCGCGGGCTTCCTCGTCTGTTCTAGCTGTGGTAACAATATTGATATCCATACCTCTCACTTTGGCCACTTGGTCGTAGTCGATTTCTGGGAAAATGAGTTGTTCCTTAATACCCAATGAGTAGTTGCCACGGCCGTCAAAACCATTCGGTGAGACTCCGCGAAAATCCCGCACCCGCGGTAAGGCTACGTTGAACAGTTTCTGGAGAAAATCGTACATCCGCTCTCCCCTAAGCGTCACCTTGCAGCCGATGGCTGCTCCCGCTCGGACCTTGAAATTAGCTATAGACTTCTTGGCCCGGGTGACCACCGGCTTTTGCCCGGTGATGGTGGTCATATCTTCTACCGCCGCATCCAGCAGCTTGGCATCCTGCAGGGCGTCGCCCACACCCATGTTAACATTTACCTTCTCTAATTTGGGCACCTGCATCACATTCCCATAGCCAAAACGCTGCATCAGCGCCGGGACTACTTCTTGTTCGTACTTTTCCTTCAGGTCCACAGGCCCGCTACCTCCCTTCTCCGCTTATTTATCCAGCGTCTCGCCGCATTGGCGGCAATAACGCACGCCGCGCCCGTCAGCGAGGAATTTCTTCCCTGTCCGGGCCGGTTTGCCGCAGCGGCTGCATATAAGCTGCACGTTGCTGGCGTGAAGCGGAGCCTCGCGGCTGATGATACCGCCCTGCTGTAGCTCGGGCGTGG is a window from the Bacillota bacterium genome containing:
- the rplE gene encoding 50S ribosomal protein L5, producing the protein MQRFGYGNVMQVPKLEKVNVNMGVGDALQDAKLLDAAVEDMTTITGQKPVVTRAKKSIANFKVRAGAAIGCKVTLRGERMYDFLQKLFNVALPRVRDFRGVSPNGFDGRGNYSLGIKEQLIFPEIDYDQVAKVRGMDINIVTTARTDEEARELLKLLGMPLRES
- a CDS encoding type Z 30S ribosomal protein S14 — its product is MAKKSQIEKWKREPKYKVRRHNRCRICGRPHAYLRKFGICRICFRERAYRGEIPGIRKASW
- the rpsH gene encoding 30S ribosomal protein S8; the protein is MSMTDPIADMLTRIRNANIARHEMVEIPGSHMKWSMAEILKTEGFVRDCEFIEDNKQGIIKIYLKYGPNKERVLTGLKRISRPGLRVYVGRQDIPKVLRGLGIAILSTPKGVMSDKQARREGVGGEVLCYVW
- a CDS encoding 50S ribosomal protein L24, which produces MRPKVHVRKGDTVLVIAGKDRGKKGKVLRVFPAKGTVLVEGANIVKKHMRPTPELQQGGIISREAPLHASNVQLICSRCGKPARTGKKFLADGRGVRYCRQCGETLDK